One region of Brachybacterium saurashtrense genomic DNA includes:
- the rho gene encoding transcription termination factor Rho has protein sequence MNDTTSGADLAAKKLPELQAMAAEIGIKGVRRLRKGELIEAIRSGGAPSSAAPSAPTGGEAASEAPAAEAPSSEAPARSTRAAAPAESGEAPSGEDAPTGRGRSRSRQRAASTDDAAPDLGIELPTGRSEEPASRGGEDGSTRRDDRGQGGDGDGQDGQDGPRRGRGRGGQNRGDQNRGDQNRDDDGRQNGRDRGDDQNRGGDQNRGGDQRRGNDQNRGNDQSRGGGRRRLEDIELPDRSGEQNEDRQGGDGYDDDRRGRSRNRQRSRDRKRRGRGGQNDGQNPQGGQQDETEVRDGDELMSIAGILDIRDNNAYVRTTGYLPGPSDVFVTMNQVKRAGLRKGDAITGQVKAPRDGEDHHVEQQHHGGGGGRNRRGKGGNQNKYAALVQVDTVNGMAPERARQRADFNKLTPLYPDERLRLETAPNAVSPRVIDLVSPIGKGQRGLIVAPPKAGKTIIMQQIANAITANNPEVHLMVVLVDERPEEVTDMQRTVKGEVIASTFDRPASDHTIVAELAIERAKRLVEMGRDVVVLLDSLTRLSRAYNLAAPASGRILSGGVDASALYPPKRFFGAARNIENGGSLTILASALVETGSKMDEVIFEEFKGTGNMELRLSRHLADKRIFPAVDVNASGTRREEVLMGKEELSIMWKLRRVLGALEQQQALELLMERVKKTQSNTEFLMTVQKNTPSVGQRSSD, from the coding sequence GTGAACGACACCACCTCCGGCGCGGACCTCGCGGCCAAGAAGCTCCCCGAGCTGCAGGCGATGGCCGCGGAGATCGGCATCAAGGGCGTGCGCCGCCTGCGCAAGGGCGAGCTGATCGAGGCGATCCGCAGCGGCGGCGCCCCGTCCTCCGCCGCCCCGTCGGCGCCCACCGGCGGCGAGGCGGCCTCCGAGGCCCCCGCGGCCGAGGCCCCGTCCTCCGAGGCCCCCGCACGCAGCACCCGCGCCGCCGCGCCCGCGGAGTCGGGCGAGGCGCCCAGCGGCGAGGACGCCCCCACCGGGCGCGGCCGGTCCCGGTCCCGCCAGCGTGCGGCGAGCACGGACGACGCCGCCCCCGATCTCGGGATCGAACTGCCCACGGGGCGGTCCGAGGAGCCGGCCTCCCGTGGCGGCGAGGACGGCTCGACCCGTCGTGACGACCGCGGCCAGGGCGGCGACGGAGACGGGCAGGACGGCCAGGACGGTCCCCGGCGCGGACGTGGCCGAGGCGGCCAGAACCGCGGGGACCAGAATCGCGGGGACCAGAACCGCGATGACGACGGCCGCCAGAACGGCCGTGACCGCGGGGACGACCAGAACCGCGGGGGCGACCAGAACCGCGGGGGCGACCAGCGCCGCGGCAACGACCAGAACCGCGGCAACGACCAGAGCCGCGGGGGCGGCCGACGCCGGCTCGAGGACATCGAGCTGCCGGATCGCTCCGGCGAGCAGAACGAGGACCGCCAGGGCGGGGACGGCTACGACGACGATCGCCGGGGCCGCTCCCGCAACCGCCAGCGCTCGCGCGACCGCAAGCGTCGGGGCCGCGGCGGCCAGAACGACGGCCAGAACCCGCAGGGCGGCCAGCAGGACGAGACCGAGGTCCGCGACGGCGACGAGCTGATGTCGATCGCCGGCATCCTCGACATCCGCGACAACAACGCCTACGTGCGCACCACCGGCTACCTCCCCGGCCCCAGCGACGTGTTCGTCACGATGAACCAGGTCAAGCGCGCCGGTCTGCGCAAGGGCGACGCCATCACCGGCCAGGTGAAGGCGCCGCGCGACGGCGAGGACCACCACGTCGAGCAGCAGCACCACGGCGGTGGCGGCGGCCGCAACCGCCGCGGCAAGGGCGGCAACCAGAACAAGTACGCCGCGCTGGTGCAGGTGGACACCGTCAACGGGATGGCCCCGGAGCGGGCCCGCCAGCGGGCGGACTTCAACAAGCTCACCCCGCTGTACCCGGACGAGCGCCTGCGCCTGGAGACCGCCCCCAACGCGGTCTCGCCGCGCGTGATCGACCTGGTCTCCCCGATCGGCAAGGGCCAGCGCGGCCTGATCGTCGCCCCGCCCAAGGCCGGCAAGACGATCATCATGCAGCAGATCGCGAACGCGATCACCGCGAACAACCCGGAGGTCCACCTCATGGTGGTGCTCGTCGACGAGCGCCCCGAGGAGGTCACCGACATGCAGCGCACGGTGAAGGGCGAGGTCATCGCCTCGACCTTCGACCGTCCTGCCTCGGATCACACCATCGTCGCCGAGCTCGCGATCGAGCGCGCCAAGCGACTGGTGGAGATGGGCCGCGACGTGGTCGTGCTGCTCGACTCGCTCACCCGTCTCTCCCGCGCCTACAACCTGGCCGCCCCGGCCTCCGGGCGCATCCTCTCCGGCGGTGTGGACGCCTCCGCGCTGTACCCGCCCAAGCGGTTCTTCGGCGCCGCGCGGAACATCGAGAACGGCGGCTCGCTGACGATCCTCGCCTCCGCGCTGGTGGAGACCGGCTCGAAGATGGACGAGGTGATCTTCGAGGAGTTCAAGGGCACCGGCAACATGGAGCTGCGCCTCTCGCGGCACCTCGCGGACAAGCGCATCTTCCCGGCGGTGGACGTCAACGCCTCCGGCACCCGCCGCGAGGAGGTGCTCATGGGCAAGGAGGAGCTCTCGATCATGTGGAAGCTGCGCCGCGTGCTCGGCGCCCTCGAGCAGCAGCAGGCGCTCGAGCTGCTCATGGAGCGGGTCAAGAAGACCCAGTCGAACACCGAGTTCCTCATGACGGTGCAGAAGAACACCCCGAGCGTGGGACAGCGCAGCTCGGACTGA
- the thrB gene encoding homoserine kinase — MRIQHTQVAVHVPATSANLGPGFDTLGLALDLCDELQVEATTGGVEIVVEGEGAGAVPAGEEHLVVRALRRGLDHAGAPQTGLRLQALNRIPHGRGMGSSAAATVAGLLLARGMLSDPEALDDRTVLQLATEFEGHPDNAAPALLGGAVLSWVQGDTARAVRLEVAARVLRPVVLLPTATLATHRARGLLPAEVPHGDAVFNASRAALLVHALAGAPELLLEATEDRLHQEQRAPGMPESVELMKVLRREGHAAVISGAGPSVLVMDGRRAEIAPLVRRFVADPAAWRIAEMPLRLAPAAPVVG; from the coding sequence GTGAGGATCCAGCACACGCAGGTGGCCGTGCACGTCCCCGCGACCTCCGCGAACCTCGGCCCGGGCTTCGACACGCTCGGTCTGGCCCTGGACCTCTGCGACGAGCTGCAGGTCGAGGCCACCACCGGCGGCGTGGAGATCGTCGTGGAGGGGGAGGGTGCCGGAGCGGTGCCCGCGGGGGAGGAGCACCTCGTGGTACGCGCCCTGCGCCGCGGCCTCGACCATGCCGGCGCTCCCCAGACCGGGCTGCGGTTGCAGGCGCTCAACCGCATCCCGCACGGCCGGGGCATGGGCTCCAGCGCCGCGGCGACCGTGGCGGGCCTGCTGCTGGCCCGGGGGATGCTCTCGGATCCCGAGGCGCTCGACGACCGCACCGTGCTGCAGCTGGCCACCGAGTTCGAGGGCCATCCGGACAACGCCGCCCCCGCGCTGCTGGGCGGGGCGGTGCTCTCCTGGGTGCAGGGGGACACGGCGCGCGCGGTGCGGCTGGAGGTCGCCGCGCGGGTGCTGCGGCCCGTGGTGCTGCTGCCCACCGCCACCCTTGCCACTCACCGGGCGCGAGGGCTGCTGCCGGCGGAGGTCCCCCACGGGGACGCCGTGTTCAACGCTTCCCGCGCCGCCCTGCTCGTCCACGCCCTCGCCGGTGCGCCCGAGCTCCTGCTCGAGGCCACCGAGGACCGCCTCCACCAGGAGCAGCGTGCTCCCGGCATGCCGGAGAGCGTGGAGCTGATGAAGGTGCTGCGCCGGGAGGGCCACGCCGCGGTGATCTCCGGGGCGGGGCCGTCGGTTCTGGTCATGGACGGCCGACGGGCCGAGATCGCACCGCTGGTGCGCCGCTTCGTGGCCGATCCCGCCGCCTGGCGGATCGCGGAGATGCCGCTGCGCCTGGCTCCGGCCGCTCCTGTGGTAGGTTGA
- the thrC gene encoding threonine synthase gives MAHQWRGVLAEYREHLPFADGDTLLTLGEGGTPLVPAPALSRAVGADVHIKVEGMNPTGSFKDRGMVSAMSKAKNDGATAVVCASTGNTSASAAAYATAAGLTCAVLLPQGKIAAGKLAQAVVHGAKLIQVDGNFDDCLEIARKLDAEHPIELVNSVNPYRLQGQKTAAFEVADALGRAPEIHVLPVGNAGNISAYWMGYREYREAGATDSLPQMWGFQAEGAAPFVAGHPISDPETVATAIRIGAPASWDLAVEAREASGGLIDAVSDQQILDAQRLLAAEVGIFVEPASAAGAAGLLQQARRGLVPAGATIAITVTGNGLKDIDTALTQHDLTPTVVPVDIAAAAEAIGL, from the coding sequence ATGGCACATCAGTGGCGCGGCGTCCTCGCCGAGTACCGCGAGCACCTCCCGTTCGCCGACGGCGACACCCTGCTCACGCTGGGGGAGGGCGGCACCCCGCTGGTGCCGGCGCCCGCCCTGTCGCGGGCCGTCGGCGCCGACGTGCACATCAAGGTCGAGGGGATGAACCCCACCGGCTCCTTCAAGGACCGCGGCATGGTCTCCGCGATGAGCAAGGCGAAGAACGACGGCGCCACCGCCGTGGTGTGCGCCTCCACCGGCAACACCAGCGCCTCCGCCGCCGCGTATGCGACCGCCGCCGGCCTCACCTGCGCCGTGCTGCTGCCGCAGGGGAAGATCGCCGCCGGCAAGCTCGCGCAGGCCGTGGTGCACGGCGCGAAGCTGATCCAGGTGGACGGCAACTTCGACGACTGCCTCGAGATCGCCCGCAAGCTCGATGCGGAGCACCCCATCGAGCTGGTCAACTCCGTGAACCCGTACCGGCTGCAGGGCCAGAAGACCGCCGCCTTCGAGGTGGCCGACGCCCTGGGCCGCGCCCCGGAAATCCACGTGCTGCCCGTGGGCAACGCCGGCAACATCTCCGCGTACTGGATGGGCTACCGCGAGTACCGCGAGGCCGGGGCGACCGACTCCCTGCCGCAGATGTGGGGGTTCCAGGCCGAGGGCGCCGCCCCCTTCGTGGCCGGGCACCCGATCAGCGACCCGGAGACCGTCGCGACCGCGATCCGGATTGGCGCGCCCGCCTCCTGGGACCTCGCCGTCGAGGCGCGCGAGGCCTCGGGCGGCCTGATCGACGCGGTGAGCGATCAGCAGATCCTCGACGCCCAGCGCCTGCTCGCCGCCGAGGTGGGCATCTTCGTGGAGCCGGCCTCCGCGGCCGGAGCGGCAGGGCTGCTGCAGCAGGCCCGGCGAGGCCTGGTGCCCGCCGGGGCCACCATCGCGATCACCGTCACTGGCAACGGGCTCAAGGACATCGACACGGCGCTGACCCAGCACGACCTCACCCCCACCGTGGTGCCGGTGGACATCGCCGCGGCCGCGGAGGCCATCGGCCTGTGA
- a CDS encoding homoserine dehydrogenase, whose amino-acid sequence MSLHPSGSTSGQEAAAVSALPALRVAVLGAGTVGGEVLRLIAQQGEDLAHRIGGRLEVRGVAVRDLDRDRGPHVPRALLTEDAAALVREADLVVEVMGGIEPARTLLLDAMAHGASVVTANKALLAQDGATLYEAADAHGVDLYFEAAVAGAIPLVRPVRESLAGDRIQRVLGIVNGTTNYILDAMTRTGVSFDEALTTAQQLGYAEADPTADVEGHDAAAKASILASLAFHSRVRLGDVHCEGITQVSAQDIAAAARMGRTIKLLSIVERIEEENGERISARVYPALVPDHHPLAAVSEAYNAVFIEAEAAGSLMFYGQGAGGSPTASAVLGDVVSAARSRVHGGIGPRESRYAELESIPLEELRSAFYISLTVEDRPGVLAEIAGTFSGYGISISTIHQELLPPEEGSGAPARAHIGVSTHRALESAMTASLDVFSSTATVRSIDSVLRIEGE is encoded by the coding sequence ATGTCACTGCACCCCTCCGGCAGCACCTCCGGCCAGGAGGCCGCGGCCGTGTCCGCACTCCCCGCCCTCCGCGTCGCGGTGCTCGGCGCCGGCACCGTCGGCGGCGAGGTGCTGCGCCTGATCGCCCAGCAGGGGGAGGATCTCGCCCATCGGATCGGCGGCCGCCTCGAGGTGCGCGGCGTGGCCGTGCGCGACCTCGACCGGGACCGCGGCCCGCACGTGCCGCGTGCGCTGCTCACCGAGGACGCCGCCGCGCTGGTGCGCGAGGCGGACCTCGTGGTCGAGGTGATGGGCGGCATCGAACCGGCCCGCACCCTGCTGCTGGACGCGATGGCGCACGGCGCCAGCGTGGTCACCGCCAACAAGGCGCTGCTCGCGCAGGACGGCGCCACCCTCTACGAGGCCGCCGACGCCCACGGCGTGGACCTCTACTTCGAGGCCGCCGTGGCCGGCGCCATCCCGCTGGTGCGCCCGGTGCGCGAATCCCTCGCCGGGGATCGCATCCAGCGCGTGCTGGGCATCGTCAACGGCACCACCAACTACATCCTCGACGCCATGACCAGGACAGGGGTGAGCTTCGACGAGGCGCTCACCACCGCCCAGCAGCTCGGCTACGCCGAGGCAGATCCCACGGCGGACGTGGAGGGCCACGACGCCGCCGCGAAGGCGTCCATCCTCGCCTCCCTGGCCTTCCACTCCCGGGTGCGCCTGGGCGATGTGCACTGCGAGGGGATCACCCAGGTCTCCGCCCAGGACATCGCCGCCGCCGCCCGCATGGGCCGCACCATCAAGCTGCTCTCCATCGTGGAGCGGATCGAGGAGGAGAACGGCGAGCGGATCTCCGCCCGCGTCTACCCGGCGCTGGTGCCCGACCACCATCCGCTGGCCGCGGTCTCCGAGGCGTACAACGCCGTGTTCATCGAGGCGGAGGCCGCCGGCTCCCTGATGTTCTACGGCCAGGGCGCGGGCGGCTCCCCGACGGCCTCCGCCGTGCTCGGCGACGTGGTCTCCGCCGCCCGCTCCCGCGTGCACGGCGGCATCGGCCCGCGGGAGTCGCGCTACGCGGAGCTGGAGTCCATCCCGCTCGAGGAGCTGCGCAGCGCCTTCTACATCTCGCTGACGGTGGAGGACCGCCCCGGCGTGCTCGCGGAGATCGCCGGCACCTTCTCCGGCTACGGCATCTCGATCTCCACCATCCACCAGGAGCTCCTCCCGCCCGAGGAGGGCTCCGGCGCGCCCGCCCGCGCGCACATCGGCGTCAGCACCCATCGCGCGCTCGAATCCGCGATGACCGCCTCCCTGGACGTGTTCTCCTCCACCGCCACGGTGCGGAGCATCGATTCCGTCCTGCGCATCGAAGGAGAATGA
- the lysA gene encoding diaminopimelate decarboxylase: MRAHEAGALHGNDAAPTWLPYPADVNTLIDGLWSRNTARTADGSVAVAGVDVHRIAEEVGTPAFVVDEDDFRHRARAFRDAFAAAFRPHRGADVYYAGKAFLCGAVARWVEEDGLGLDVCTGGELAVALRAGFPPERIALHGNNKSEAEVRRALEAGVGRIVVDSLDEIALVDEVAARLGRRAGVMLRVTTGVEAHTHDFIATAHEDQKFGLSLTGGTAFEAVQQVLEAPHLTLLGLHSHIGSQIFDTGGFEVAARRVLALIATVRDELGRTIDQLDLGGGFGVMYNTQHTPATPEALATGIAAIVAAQCHDLEIDVPHLAFEPGRAIAGPSTQTLYTVGTVKDVRLGGPHHRVYVSVDGGMSDNVRTALYDADYSCLLTGRVSDVTPEVVRVVGKHCESGDIVVKDEYLPGDVRRGDLISVPVTGAYCYSLASNYNHVPRPPVIAVRDGEIRTLIRRETEEDLLGLDMG, from the coding sequence ATGCGCGCCCACGAGGCCGGAGCCCTGCACGGCAACGACGCAGCCCCCACCTGGCTGCCGTACCCCGCAGACGTCAACACCCTCATCGACGGACTGTGGTCGCGGAACACCGCCCGCACCGCCGACGGCTCCGTGGCCGTGGCCGGCGTGGACGTGCACCGCATCGCCGAGGAGGTGGGCACTCCCGCCTTCGTGGTGGACGAGGACGACTTCCGCCACCGCGCCCGCGCCTTCCGCGACGCCTTCGCCGCGGCCTTCCGCCCCCACCGCGGGGCCGACGTCTACTACGCGGGCAAGGCGTTCCTGTGCGGCGCCGTGGCCCGCTGGGTCGAGGAGGACGGCCTGGGCCTGGACGTGTGCACCGGCGGCGAGCTCGCCGTCGCGCTGCGCGCAGGGTTCCCGCCCGAGCGCATCGCCCTGCACGGCAACAACAAGTCCGAGGCGGAGGTGCGCCGCGCCCTCGAGGCCGGCGTGGGCCGGATCGTGGTCGACTCCCTCGACGAGATCGCGCTCGTGGACGAGGTGGCGGCGCGGCTGGGACGGCGCGCCGGCGTGATGCTGCGCGTCACCACCGGCGTGGAGGCACACACCCATGACTTCATCGCCACCGCCCACGAGGACCAGAAGTTCGGGCTCTCCCTCACCGGCGGCACCGCCTTCGAAGCCGTGCAGCAGGTGCTCGAGGCCCCGCACCTCACCCTGCTGGGCCTGCACTCCCACATCGGCTCCCAGATCTTCGACACCGGCGGCTTCGAGGTGGCCGCCCGCCGGGTGCTCGCCCTCATCGCGACGGTGCGGGACGAGCTGGGCCGCACCATCGACCAGCTCGACCTCGGCGGCGGCTTCGGCGTCATGTACAACACCCAGCACACCCCCGCGACCCCGGAGGCGCTCGCGACCGGCATCGCCGCCATCGTCGCCGCACAGTGCCACGACCTCGAGATCGACGTGCCGCACCTCGCCTTCGAGCCCGGACGTGCGATCGCCGGGCCCTCCACCCAGACCCTGTACACCGTGGGCACCGTGAAGGACGTGCGGCTGGGCGGTCCCCACCATCGCGTGTACGTCTCGGTGGACGGCGGGATGAGCGACAACGTGCGCACCGCGCTGTACGACGCCGACTACTCCTGCCTGCTCACCGGGCGGGTCTCCGACGTGACCCCCGAGGTGGTGCGCGTGGTGGGCAAGCACTGCGAGAGCGGCGACATCGTCGTGAAGGACGAGTACCTCCCCGGGGACGTGCGTCGCGGGGACCTGATCTCCGTGCCCGTCACGGGGGCGTACTGCTACTCGCTGGCCTCGAACTACAACCACGTGCCGCGCCCGCCGGTGATCGCGGTGCGCGACGGCGAGATCCGCACCCTGATCCGCCGCGAGACCGAGGAGGACCTGCTGGGCCTGGACATGGGCTGA